The Vallitalea longa genome includes a region encoding these proteins:
- a CDS encoding pro-sigmaK processing inhibitor BofA family protein: MIWIFVLCLIIILFSMLMKPVKKLLLVLLRGCIGLGAIYGLNFILKGLGLFVGLNIVNGFVVGILGIPGFLLLYSLALVDMFL, encoded by the coding sequence ATTATATGGATTTTTGTTTTATGTTTAATTATTATATTGTTTTCAATGCTTATGAAACCAGTTAAAAAGTTATTATTGGTTCTGTTAAGAGGTTGTATTGGTTTGGGAGCAATCTATGGCTTGAATTTTATACTTAAGGGCTTAGGACTATTTGTTGGGTTGAATATAGTGAATGGTTTTGTAGTAGGCATTTTAGGAATCCCTGGATTTTTGTTATTATATTCCCTAGCATTGGTTGATATGTTTTTATAA
- a CDS encoding YaaL family protein, giving the protein MSLKNNFNFAAYDDNSNQLSEEEFLLKNIEIAKRALDTAYSNFDIVTDPELIDSCIYEVKAMQLKYEYLINQAKQMNIIAKIQ; this is encoded by the coding sequence ATGAGTTTAAAAAATAATTTTAATTTTGCTGCTTATGATGATAATTCTAATCAACTTAGTGAAGAAGAATTTTTACTTAAAAATATTGAAATTGCAAAAAGAGCATTAGATACAGCATATAGTAATTTTGATATTGTTACTGACCCGGAATTAATTGATAGTTGTATATATGAGGTAAAAGCAATGCAGCTGAAATATGAATATCTTATAAACCAAGCGAAGCAAATGAATATTATAGCTAAAATACAATAA
- a CDS encoding response regulator transcription factor yields MEQGITILIVDDIPSVCKRINNILKKDAEIGHIYTANNGYEAILQTTIYKPDVILMDVHMETHTAGIKATQEILLHFPNIKIIMLTVYEEDELIFSAFQAGVVDYVLKDAKADVIISAVKDAYRDSSPIRPNIAKKLRGEFKRIKGNEESLLFYINIVSTLTSTELETLKLLCEGKSRQDICEIRFVEESTVKSQIRSILRKFKSKDTKEVIEIINKLNIFTMLSNI; encoded by the coding sequence ATGGAGCAAGGTATAACAATATTAATAGTAGATGATATTCCTTCGGTTTGTAAACGGATTAATAATATTTTAAAGAAAGATGCAGAAATAGGTCATATATATACAGCAAATAATGGTTATGAAGCGATTTTGCAGACAACCATATATAAACCAGATGTTATTTTGATGGATGTCCATATGGAAACACATACTGCTGGTATAAAAGCTACTCAAGAAATATTATTGCATTTTCCTAATATCAAAATCATCATGCTTACTGTATATGAAGAAGATGAATTGATATTCAGTGCATTTCAAGCGGGAGTGGTTGATTATGTTTTGAAGGATGCAAAAGCTGATGTTATTATTTCTGCGGTTAAAGATGCTTATCGGGATTCATCTCCAATAAGACCTAATATTGCTAAGAAACTACGTGGGGAATTTAAAAGAATAAAAGGTAATGAAGAAAGTTTATTGTTTTATATTAATATTGTATCTACACTTACAAGTACTGAATTAGAAACTCTGAAACTCTTATGTGAAGGTAAATCAAGACAGGATATATGTGAAATAAGATTTGTGGAGGAGTCCACTGTTAAATCTCAAATAAGAAGTATATTAAGGAAATTCAAGTCGAAGGATACTAAGGAAGTTATAGAAATCATTAATAAATTAAATATATTTACAATGTTAAGTAATATATGA
- a CDS encoding sensor histidine kinase, producing MSLLGLLQYLAKLNLSYVIVKYFFYVPFGFWNDLVYSKVNIINVIRFINFGTLLFIGCMYLYMIYFIYGYRKPRFISYVPCVFLIVQFILYDPEIYRELYKIAMNMNFLNIGYDTFHSMYKSLYSLTKIYNFIMLIIPLVLLIIEFYHRKNLPIIRDYYFFNLVGLLCIIAFHMIMFSWAPAVLVSIYQRTTYLIYEQPKMIPSTIIYYIYPYLSVFCFTIMLFATLKYKSLKKVYNSEHHSKHKILKKNNFGIRALSHSLKNQLLAIQFESDILIDELKDNDELLETANTINNISRQTIERLNEMHKRIQSQSIILEPNCINDFISGVIEKLITGIPKGISLDYKLTNLNPRAFIDEEHIGECLSVMVKNAVEAIEANNEEAGMINISTEVINDWVIISISDNGVGMEKEIQGKIFEAFYTTKTGDNNWGIGLSYVKQIIDIHNGNVVVESSQHKGTTIKMMLPIIM from the coding sequence ATGTCTTTATTAGGTTTACTGCAATATTTAGCAAAATTGAATTTATCTTATGTTATTGTTAAGTATTTCTTTTATGTTCCCTTTGGTTTTTGGAATGATTTAGTGTATTCCAAAGTCAACATAATAAATGTTATTAGATTCATTAATTTTGGAACTCTACTATTTATAGGTTGTATGTACTTATATATGATTTATTTCATATATGGATATAGAAAACCAAGATTTATTTCATATGTTCCATGTGTTTTTCTAATAGTTCAATTCATATTATATGATCCTGAAATCTATAGAGAACTTTATAAAATTGCTATGAATATGAATTTTCTTAATATAGGATATGATACGTTTCACTCTATGTATAAATCCCTATACTCGTTGACAAAAATATATAATTTTATAATGTTGATTATACCTTTGGTCCTTTTGATAATAGAGTTCTATCATAGAAAAAACCTACCTATAATAAGAGATTACTATTTCTTTAATCTAGTAGGATTACTATGTATCATTGCTTTTCATATGATTATGTTTTCTTGGGCTCCGGCAGTATTGGTGAGCATATATCAGAGAACAACATATTTGATATATGAACAACCCAAAATGATACCGTCTACGATTATTTACTATATTTATCCGTATTTGAGTGTATTTTGTTTTACGATTATGCTTTTTGCAACACTTAAATATAAATCACTAAAGAAAGTGTATAATTCAGAACATCATAGTAAACATAAGATATTGAAGAAGAATAATTTTGGGATAAGAGCATTAAGCCATTCACTTAAGAACCAATTGTTAGCGATACAATTTGAAAGTGATATCCTTATAGATGAATTAAAAGACAATGATGAACTGTTGGAAACCGCAAATACTATTAATAATATTTCTAGACAGACAATAGAAAGATTGAATGAGATGCATAAAAGGATTCAAAGTCAGAGCATCATACTTGAACCTAATTGTATTAATGATTTCATTAGTGGAGTGATCGAGAAATTAATTACAGGTATACCAAAAGGTATCTCATTAGATTATAAGTTGACCAATTTAAATCCAAGAGCCTTTATTGATGAAGAACATATTGGTGAATGTCTAAGTGTAATGGTCAAAAATGCTGTTGAAGCTATAGAAGCTAATAATGAAGAAGCAGGAATGATTAATATATCTACAGAAGTCATTAATGATTGGGTAATCATATCTATCAGTGATAATGGTGTCGGCATGGAAAAAGAAATACAGGGTAAGATTTTTGAAGCTTTCTATACAACAAAAACTGGAGATAATAATTGGGGAATAGGACTTTCGTATGTAAAACAAATTATTGATATCCACAATGGAAATGTAGTCGTTGAGAGTTCTCAACATAAAGGTACTACAATAAAGATGATGTTACCTATAATAATGTAA
- a CDS encoding ABC transporter substrate-binding protein, whose translation MKKLISILLVTLMIFTLAGCGSKDSDNNDKPANKEDGTTKKITLKVMDWSDSSKTQKEAFFEEYMKNNPNINIEYTCLTMDQYKNTVLSAINSGDAPDLFPLPSGMDLGTVVKEGWFTPLDGLVSDGFKDIFIDGVFKEGVNVIDGKAYSVPEVLQLPNSIIFYNKDLFEKAGLDPEQPPKTYSELRDYAKKITEAGNGDFYGIIEGGQQVNRWKTAAHDFSALGGSGMSEFSPVSLLTGESSYADKAMVETFELFKGMAEDGSYHPSTMSIRAPEARALFGAGEAAFIIQGVWCIGVWNTNNPDLDLGIASQVASDNGRTGSVAMATANAWMGVSASSEHPEEAAKLLEALYSTDYNYQKDCVSDGVFFSLVKGVNDEYLTNPLLKEFYDAATATASIAPNPKTENQATSQLFLEYNDVSPAVGDLLQGTVAGAINDIEGSLKGLSDKINQEFDRALKAANEKGANISKDDFKFDWDPMTNY comes from the coding sequence ATGAAAAAGTTAATTTCAATTTTATTAGTAACATTAATGATTTTCACATTAGCTGGTTGTGGTTCCAAAGATTCAGATAATAATGATAAACCTGCTAACAAAGAAGATGGTACTACCAAAAAAATAACTTTAAAAGTTATGGATTGGAGTGATAGTTCCAAAACACAAAAAGAAGCATTTTTTGAAGAATATATGAAAAATAATCCAAATATTAATATTGAATACACTTGTTTAACAATGGACCAATACAAAAATACTGTATTATCCGCAATTAATTCTGGAGATGCTCCTGACTTATTTCCTTTACCATCAGGTATGGATTTAGGCACTGTCGTAAAAGAAGGTTGGTTCACTCCACTAGATGGTCTTGTAAGTGATGGCTTCAAAGATATATTTATAGATGGAGTATTCAAAGAAGGAGTCAATGTAATTGATGGAAAAGCATATTCTGTACCAGAAGTACTTCAATTACCTAATTCAATAATATTCTACAATAAAGATCTATTTGAAAAAGCTGGTTTAGACCCAGAACAACCACCAAAAACTTATTCAGAATTAAGAGACTACGCTAAAAAAATAACTGAAGCAGGTAATGGTGATTTCTACGGAATCATAGAAGGTGGACAACAAGTAAATAGATGGAAAACTGCAGCTCATGATTTCTCTGCTTTAGGTGGAAGCGGTATGTCAGAATTCTCACCTGTAAGTTTATTAACAGGAGAATCCAGTTACGCTGATAAAGCAATGGTAGAAACATTCGAATTATTCAAAGGTATGGCTGAAGACGGAAGTTATCATCCAAGTACAATGAGTATAAGAGCGCCTGAAGCTAGAGCATTATTCGGTGCTGGTGAAGCAGCTTTTATAATTCAAGGTGTTTGGTGTATAGGGGTATGGAATACCAACAACCCTGATTTAGACCTTGGTATAGCATCACAAGTTGCATCAGATAATGGCAGAACAGGTTCTGTAGCAATGGCAACAGCTAATGCATGGATGGGTGTATCAGCATCATCCGAACATCCTGAAGAAGCAGCTAAATTACTAGAAGCTTTATATTCTACAGATTATAATTATCAAAAAGATTGTGTATCTGATGGAGTATTCTTCTCACTTGTAAAAGGTGTAAACGATGAATACCTAACTAATCCATTACTAAAAGAATTTTATGATGCCGCAACAGCAACAGCAAGTATTGCTCCTAATCCAAAAACTGAAAATCAGGCAACCTCACAATTATTCTTAGAATATAATGATGTAAGCCCAGCAGTTGGAGATTTATTACAAGGTACCGTAGCAGGAGCTATTAATGATATAGAAGGAAGTCTAAAAGGATTATCAGACAAAATTAATCAAGAATTTGATAGAGCATTAAAAGCAGCTAATGAAAAAGGAGCCAACATTAGTAAAGATGATTTTAAATTTGATTGGGATCCAATGACTAATTATTAA
- a CDS encoding carbohydrate ABC transporter permease, translating into MQQVNSKKNIFAKKNKSNIRWCWIFMIPTLLLYLVFTAWPIFSSFYYATLKWSGLSVTKEFVGLSNFIEVAKDPYFWSAFWNSFKFMFGVVPIHLIIGLLLAVVLNNKLLKLAKVYRTLFFLPVVTTASIVGIIMIFILGADGPVNTILLSLGITDNPINWLGDPKYAMISVILISGWKNLGINMIYWLAALQSIPSELYEAAKVDGCNSRQMFRYITFPLIIPIGAVIALLNIVGSLKVFDIVKTMTNGGPFFSTDVVATYIYRYAFSSEMGLPRIGYASAAGIFFGITIIIVGFTANHFKKKIKAKSIVSQN; encoded by the coding sequence ATGCAACAAGTAAATAGTAAAAAAAATATATTTGCTAAAAAAAATAAGAGTAATATCAGATGGTGTTGGATATTTATGATTCCGACTTTACTATTATACTTAGTATTTACTGCATGGCCAATATTTTCAAGTTTCTATTATGCGACATTGAAATGGTCAGGATTAAGTGTAACTAAAGAATTTGTTGGATTGAGTAATTTTATTGAAGTAGCCAAAGATCCTTATTTCTGGTCGGCTTTTTGGAATAGCTTTAAATTCATGTTTGGTGTTGTTCCAATACACTTAATAATTGGTTTACTGTTAGCGGTTGTACTTAATAATAAGCTATTAAAGTTAGCAAAAGTATACCGTACACTATTCTTTCTTCCAGTTGTAACAACAGCATCTATAGTTGGTATCATAATGATATTTATCTTAGGCGCTGACGGTCCTGTTAACACAATATTATTATCATTAGGTATAACAGATAATCCTATTAACTGGTTAGGTGACCCTAAATATGCCATGATTTCAGTTATACTAATATCAGGTTGGAAAAATCTTGGTATCAATATGATATATTGGTTAGCAGCATTACAAAGTATTCCATCAGAATTATATGAAGCTGCTAAAGTAGACGGATGTAATTCCAGACAAATGTTCAGATACATTACTTTTCCATTAATAATTCCTATAGGTGCTGTAATAGCATTACTTAACATAGTAGGTTCATTAAAAGTATTTGATATTGTCAAAACAATGACTAATGGTGGTCCTTTCTTTTCTACTGATGTTGTAGCGACTTATATTTATAGATACGCATTCTCAAGTGAAATGGGACTTCCAAGGATAGGTTATGCATCAGCTGCTGGTATTTTCTTTGGAATAACAATAATCATCGTTGGTTTTACTGCCAACCATTTCAAAAAGAAAATCAAAGCAAAGAGCATAGTATCACAAAACTAA
- a CDS encoding carbohydrate ABC transporter permease — MNNLKRFRIKNKKICLTHILLIIVSLVWIYPFIWMVSASFKTDDEIFAKGLNLIPKNFNFDNFIRAWNNANFEAYFFNSIVVTVCTVLLVLILSAMMGYVMGRYEFKGKKVVLGIFLASMVIPLGFTIIPIYQAIKALGLMNTRIGLILAESGGSHIIFILLFAGFFKEIPKSLEEAAIMDGCGFLRIFINIMLPLSKPIIGSVVIMQFIWTWNSFLLPLVLTLSNEGLRTLAVGLYAFKGEYVVDWTGIAAGGTISLIPIIIVFVVLQKYFVEGIAGSIKG; from the coding sequence GTGAATAATTTGAAACGATTTAGAATAAAAAACAAAAAAATATGTTTAACTCATATATTATTAATTATAGTTTCATTGGTATGGATTTATCCTTTTATCTGGATGGTAAGTGCATCTTTTAAAACAGATGATGAAATATTTGCAAAAGGGCTGAATCTGATACCAAAAAACTTCAACTTCGATAACTTCATAAGAGCATGGAACAATGCTAACTTTGAAGCATACTTCTTTAACTCTATCGTAGTTACGGTTTGTACTGTTTTACTAGTGCTGATTCTTAGTGCAATGATGGGCTATGTAATGGGACGATATGAATTCAAAGGTAAAAAAGTTGTACTAGGTATATTTCTAGCTAGTATGGTTATTCCTTTAGGTTTTACTATTATTCCAATATATCAAGCAATCAAAGCTTTAGGACTTATGAATACAAGAATAGGATTAATCTTAGCTGAATCCGGAGGCTCTCATATTATATTCATTCTTTTATTTGCGGGATTCTTCAAAGAAATACCAAAATCACTTGAAGAGGCAGCTATTATGGATGGTTGTGGTTTCTTGAGAATATTCATTAACATTATGTTGCCACTATCAAAACCTATTATTGGTAGCGTTGTAATAATGCAGTTCATTTGGACATGGAACTCATTCTTATTACCTCTTGTACTTACTTTAAGTAATGAAGGGCTTCGTACTTTAGCAGTAGGACTATATGCATTCAAAGGTGAATATGTAGTTGACTGGACCGGAATCGCTGCTGGAGGAACTATTTCTCTAATACCAATCATTATAGTATTCGTAGTACTTCAGAAATATTTTGTAGAAGGAATTGCTGGGTCAATCAAAGGATAA
- a CDS encoding Crp/Fnr family transcriptional regulator yields MTIQKYINENPFLQQLFTEFTHSDLELIDVIYYASDMTIIKRNSCSNYVYLIVNGICGMFKRLENGEIYCYYKISNYNVIGLSEILSDNDVRNADVDTLTDVIALKISKRNLKEWMVKYPDFYNKIIYNTINRLHSTLSKYIECKKYSVKVNVVAYLIYCYDLYKKIYDTNYKGLVKINETRNMISNFIGISIRSTNSTVEILKNKNLVTIKLGKIYINNEQYNNLLKYKKELLLD; encoded by the coding sequence ATGACTATACAAAAATACATTAATGAAAACCCCTTTTTACAACAACTATTTACTGAATTTACACATTCAGACCTAGAACTAATAGATGTAATTTATTACGCAAGCGATATGACAATCATCAAAAGAAACTCCTGCTCCAATTATGTATATCTAATAGTGAACGGTATATGCGGTATGTTCAAAAGGCTGGAGAATGGTGAAATATATTGCTACTACAAAATATCTAATTACAATGTAATAGGTCTTTCAGAAATTCTTTCAGATAACGATGTACGAAATGCTGATGTAGATACTCTTACAGATGTGATAGCTCTAAAAATCAGTAAACGAAATCTAAAAGAATGGATGGTCAAGTACCCTGATTTCTATAATAAAATTATATATAACACTATAAATAGGCTACATTCAACATTAAGTAAATATATAGAATGCAAAAAGTACTCGGTAAAGGTTAATGTGGTAGCTTACTTAATTTACTGTTATGACCTTTACAAAAAAATATATGATACCAACTATAAAGGTTTAGTCAAAATAAATGAAACCCGAAATATGATTAGTAATTTCATAGGTATCTCAATAAGATCAACTAACAGCACTGTAGAAATATTGAAAAACAAGAATCTAGTTACCATAAAACTTGGTAAGATCTATATAAATAATGAACAATATAATAACTTATTAAAATACAAAAAAGAATTGCTATTGGATTAA
- a CDS encoding BMP family lipoprotein, whose product MKKISALLSFILIISMIFTGCSSENNDSTDKTIKVALITSSGGLGDRSFNDSAHEGFKKAEEELGVEIKVIEPQSTADYLQSLKLASSADYDFIMAVGNDWGDAINSVIPNYPDKKFAGVNVDCTGDNLAVARFADHEGSFLVGALASLMSKSGTVGFIGGMDIPGINRFAVGYEEGAKYVNPDIKVLPTYVGSFADPSKGKEFAVQLIDEDADVIYHAASKSGEGLFEALKEKEGVYGIGVDQDQDYIVEGKILTSMVKNVGNAAYDFIKQVKEDTFTSGEKIYGLAENGVGITELKYTKDIIPQEVLDQLDTIKQDIIDGKITVTDVFNK is encoded by the coding sequence ATGAAAAAAATATCCGCTTTATTATCTTTTATTCTAATTATCTCTATGATATTTACAGGATGTAGTTCTGAAAATAACGATTCAACTGATAAAACCATTAAAGTAGCTTTAATAACATCTTCAGGTGGCTTAGGAGACAGATCATTCAACGACTCTGCACATGAAGGATTCAAAAAAGCAGAAGAAGAATTAGGCGTTGAAATAAAAGTTATCGAACCTCAATCAACAGCAGATTACTTACAATCTCTAAAACTTGCATCTAGTGCAGACTATGACTTTATCATGGCTGTGGGTAATGACTGGGGAGATGCTATAAACTCAGTAATTCCTAACTACCCAGACAAGAAGTTTGCAGGAGTTAATGTTGACTGTACAGGAGACAATTTAGCTGTAGCTCGTTTTGCAGATCATGAAGGAAGTTTCCTAGTAGGTGCATTAGCTTCACTTATGAGTAAAAGTGGAACTGTTGGATTCATAGGTGGTATGGATATCCCAGGAATTAATAGATTTGCAGTAGGATATGAAGAAGGAGCTAAATACGTTAACCCTGATATAAAAGTTCTACCTACTTATGTTGGTTCTTTTGCTGATCCTAGCAAAGGAAAAGAATTCGCTGTCCAATTGATAGATGAAGATGCTGACGTTATATATCATGCCGCCAGCAAATCAGGTGAAGGTCTTTTTGAAGCTCTTAAAGAAAAAGAAGGCGTTTATGGTATTGGTGTAGACCAAGATCAAGACTACATAGTAGAAGGTAAAATCCTTACAAGTATGGTTAAAAACGTTGGTAATGCTGCATATGATTTCATCAAACAAGTGAAAGAAGATACCTTCACATCAGGTGAAAAAATCTATGGTCTAGCTGAAAACGGTGTTGGAATAACAGAATTGAAATATACAAAAGATATAATTCCTCAAGAAGTCTTAGATCAATTAGATACTATAAAACAAGATATAATTGATGGTAAAATAACAGTTACAGACGTATTCAATAAATAA
- a CDS encoding ABC transporter ATP-binding protein, which yields MNYAVEMLNISKQYPGTLANDDVSIKIKKGSVVCLVGENGAGKSTLMNILYGLQKPTTGEIRINDKPVTFNSSLDALKNNIGMVHQHFMLVEELSVLENVILGMEPTKSLYIDYDKAKKEIKKLMRSNGINIPVNELIGNLPVGVQQKVEIIKTLYRGVDILILDEPTAVLTPQETNDLFKNIRELSSQGKTIIFITHKLDEVMEVSDHIIVMRKGKVVGEMNTCDTDKYQLAEYMVGKKLPPVMDRKEIQGSPVIELENVSIKQNNGLYSLKNINLTINEGEVLGIAGISGNGQGELARVIAGMTKPTKGKILLENKDITNKNRKERLLQGISYIPADRKKEGLCMQWSIAQNSIAGYHVMPKFLKKILGFKFLDENKINDKAKEMINQFDIRTPSHNTNVNDLSGGNQQKVVIARETKVNNPKLLIAAEPTRGVDIGAISFIHNYIIELRNSKTAALIISSDLDEIFTLSDTIAVLYEGEIVCKLKANEVTREELGLYMAGSKRQEDIDE from the coding sequence ATGAATTATGCTGTAGAAATGTTAAACATTAGCAAACAGTATCCTGGTACTCTTGCGAACGATGATGTATCAATAAAAATTAAAAAAGGATCCGTCGTTTGTCTAGTAGGCGAAAATGGTGCTGGAAAATCTACTCTGATGAATATATTATATGGATTGCAAAAACCCACCACAGGTGAAATAAGAATCAATGATAAACCTGTAACTTTTAATTCAAGTCTTGATGCACTAAAAAATAATATTGGAATGGTTCATCAGCATTTTATGCTAGTAGAAGAATTATCTGTATTAGAAAATGTAATATTAGGCATGGAACCTACTAAATCTCTATATATAGATTACGATAAAGCAAAAAAAGAAATTAAAAAGTTGATGAGATCCAACGGTATAAATATACCCGTAAATGAGTTGATCGGTAATCTTCCTGTAGGTGTACAACAAAAAGTAGAAATCATAAAAACACTTTATAGAGGTGTAGACATTCTAATACTTGATGAACCAACTGCTGTATTAACTCCCCAAGAAACAAATGATCTCTTCAAAAACATAAGAGAATTATCCAGTCAAGGAAAAACTATAATATTCATTACTCATAAACTTGATGAGGTAATGGAAGTATCAGATCACATAATAGTAATGCGAAAAGGGAAAGTTGTAGGCGAAATGAATACCTGCGATACTGATAAATACCAATTAGCAGAATACATGGTAGGGAAAAAGCTCCCACCTGTCATGGATCGAAAAGAAATCCAAGGTTCTCCTGTTATAGAACTAGAAAATGTAAGTATAAAACAAAACAATGGTCTATATTCATTAAAAAACATAAATCTAACCATTAATGAAGGTGAAGTTTTAGGAATAGCTGGTATATCTGGTAATGGACAAGGTGAATTAGCAAGGGTAATAGCAGGTATGACTAAACCCACTAAAGGTAAAATATTGCTTGAAAACAAAGACATAACTAATAAAAACAGAAAAGAGCGTCTACTACAGGGTATTAGTTATATCCCGGCAGATAGAAAAAAGGAAGGCCTCTGTATGCAATGGTCTATTGCACAAAACAGTATTGCTGGTTATCATGTAATGCCAAAATTCCTTAAGAAAATTCTAGGGTTTAAATTTTTAGATGAAAACAAAATCAATGATAAAGCCAAAGAAATGATCAATCAATTTGATATAAGAACTCCTAGTCATAATACAAATGTAAATGACCTATCAGGTGGTAATCAGCAAAAAGTTGTTATCGCAAGAGAAACAAAAGTTAATAATCCAAAATTATTAATTGCAGCTGAACCAACAAGAGGTGTAGATATTGGTGCTATAAGTTTTATCCATAACTATATAATTGAACTTAGAAACAGTAAAACAGCTGCACTAATTATATCCTCTGACCTTGATGAAATATTTACACTAAGTGATACCATAGCAGTTCTATATGAAGGCGAAATTGTGTGTAAACTAAAAGCTAACGAAGTAACAAGAGAAGAACTAGGACTTTATATGGCAGGTTCAAAAAGACAGGAGGATATAGATGAATAG
- a CDS encoding ABC transporter permease has product MNRNKILKELGKPLFAIIISLLIGALLIIPTGTSPIEAYSLLFKGAFGTWQGFCSSLAKATPLLFTGLAAAYAFRAGVFNIGVEGQLYFGAITAALVGVYLPALPAYISVPICLIAAMIVGMIWAFIPAILNIKLDISIFITCIMLNSIAQLFSNYLATYPFKGELPIGATYKIGENSILPKLAGPMNDLNLGFVLAILVAIILHILLFKTKFGYESRASGISSSFSKYIGINAAKRTVIIVMISGAIAGLAGAEQVMGVNYRYISDISNGLGYTGITVALLAKNNPLGCIITAIFFGALNNGAIQMEVMSNISRDLISSVQAVMIVFIAADFAINSIKSRKKNNLKTKNKKGDNIC; this is encoded by the coding sequence ATGAATAGAAATAAGATACTAAAAGAATTAGGCAAACCTTTATTTGCAATAATCATATCCTTACTAATAGGAGCTTTACTTATAATACCTACAGGAACATCACCTATTGAAGCTTATTCATTACTCTTCAAAGGTGCCTTCGGAACTTGGCAAGGATTCTGTAGTAGTTTAGCAAAAGCAACTCCTTTATTATTTACAGGATTAGCTGCTGCATACGCATTCAGAGCTGGCGTATTCAATATCGGTGTAGAAGGTCAATTATACTTCGGAGCTATCACTGCCGCCTTAGTAGGAGTTTATTTACCTGCCTTACCTGCATATATATCTGTACCTATTTGTTTGATTGCTGCTATGATCGTAGGTATGATATGGGCTTTTATACCTGCAATACTAAACATTAAATTAGACATAAGTATATTTATAACCTGTATCATGTTAAATAGTATAGCACAGCTATTCTCCAATTACTTAGCAACCTACCCATTCAAAGGAGAATTACCTATTGGTGCAACATATAAGATAGGTGAAAATTCAATACTTCCAAAATTAGCAGGACCTATGAATGATTTGAATCTAGGTTTTGTTTTAGCTATACTCGTTGCAATAATACTACATATATTATTATTTAAAACCAAATTCGGTTATGAAAGTAGGGCATCAGGAATTAGTTCATCATTTTCAAAATACATTGGAATCAATGCAGCGAAAAGAACTGTTATTATAGTGATGATAAGTGGTGCTATCGCAGGACTTGCTGGAGCGGAACAAGTAATGGGTGTAAACTACAGATATATATCTGATATATCTAACGGATTAGGATATACAGGTATTACCGTAGCATTATTAGCTAAAAACAATCCTTTAGGATGTATAATAACAGCAATATTTTTTGGAGCACTTAATAATGGTGCTATACAGATGGAAGTTATGAGTAATATATCCAGAGACTTAATCTCCTCTGTCCAAGCAGTAATGATTGTATTTATAGCTGCAGATTTTGCAATAAATTCTATAAAAAGCAGAAAAAAAAACAATTTAAAAACTAAAAATAAAAAGGGGGATAACATATGCTAG